The following proteins are encoded in a genomic region of Hirundo rustica isolate bHirRus1 chromosome 3, bHirRus1.pri.v3, whole genome shotgun sequence:
- the TRMT6 gene encoding tRNA (adenine(58)-N(1))-methyltransferase non-catalytic subunit TRM6 isoform X2, protein MEGGPGARIREGDCAVLKRDEVFKAVSVLRRRKIIFEKQWFYLDNAIGHVYGTTFEVTSGGNLQPKQEVEETTTETKEAGTDNRNIVDDGKSQKLTHDDIKALKDKGIKGQEIVQQLIENSTTFRDKTEFAQDKYIKKKKKKYEAVITIVKPSTRILSTMYYAREPGKINHLRYDTLAQMLTLGNIHAGIKMIVMETCAGLVLGAVMERMGGYGSIIQMYPGGGPVRAATGCFGFPKAFFDNLHEFPLSKVQSLLSGTFTETLPAEPEENTLVEEDSNGLSEDKQQEPEEEPPPEAPMDINPTEERDAMDINAEDAEFKESKEKENKENVREKQIKQWERRKKLREAAALLREKNADGLIVASKFHPTPLLLSLLEFVAPSRPFVVYCQYKEPLLECYTKLRERGGVINLKLSETWLRNYQVLPDRSHPKLTMSGGGGYLLSGITVVPEKGRAECAHAEETKLEEPSSKRCKLQGLPC, encoded by the exons ATGGAGGGCGGCCCGGGCGCGCGCATCCGTGAGGGCGACTGCGCCGTGCTCAAGCGGGACGAGGTGTTCAAGGCCGTGTCGGTGCTGCGCCGCAG aaaaatcattttTGAGAAGCAGTGGTTCTACCTGGATAACGCCATCGGGCACGTTTATGGAACCACCTTTGAAGTAACCAGCGGTGGAAACCTCCAGCCAAAGCAAGAGGTGGAAGAGACTACCACAG aaacaAAGGAAGCAGGGACAGATAATCGTAACATAGTTGACGATGGGAAGTCTCAAAAACTGACTCATGATGACATAAAGGCTTTGAAGGACAAGGGTATTAAAGGACAG GAAATAGTCCAACAGTTAATAGAGAACAGTACAACATTCAGAGACAAAACAGAATTTGCTCAAGATAAATacataaagaagaagaaaaaaaa atatgAGGCAGTTATTACAATTGTGAAGCCATCCACTCGCATCCTTTCAACCATGTATTATGCAAGGGAACCTGGAAAAATCAA CCACCTGAGATACGACACCCTGGCTCAGATGCTGACTTTGGGGAACATCCACGCTGGCATCAAGATGATTGTGATGGAGACGTGTGCAGGCCTGGTGCTGGGGGCTGTGATGGAGAGGATGGGGG GCTACGGATCCATCATTCAGATGTACCCAGGAGGGGGACCTGTTAGAGCTGCCACCGGCTGTTTTGGATTTCCCAAGGCTTTTTTTGATAACCTGCACGAGTTTCCTCTCAGCAAAGTGCAGAGTCTCCTGTCTGGGACCTTCACGGAGActctgcctgcagagcctgAGGAGAACACGCTGGTGGAAGAGGACAGCAATGGATTGAGTGAGGACAAACAGCAGGAACCAGAGGAGGAACCTCCCCCCGAAGCACCTATGGACATCAACCCAACAGAGGAGCGAGACGCCATGGACATTAATGCTGAAGATGCAGAATTtaaagagagcaaagaaaaagaaaataaagaaaat GTTCgggaaaagcaaataaaacagtgggagagaaggaaaaagctgagagaagctgctgctttgctgagaGAGAAGAATGCTGATGG ATTAATTGTAGCCAGCAAGTTTCATCCCACGCCCTTGTTACTTTCTTTATTGGAATTCGTTGCCCCTTCGAGGCCTTTTGTTGTCTACTGCCAATATAAAGAG CCCTTGTTAGAATGTTACACCAAGCTGAGAGAAAGAGGGGGAGTCATCAACCTCAAACTGTCTGAAACCTGGCTACGGAACTACCAG GTTCTGCCAGATCGCAGCCACCCAAAGCTGACCATGAGCGGAGGGGGCGGGTACCTCCTGTCCGGCATCACCGTCGTCCCGGAGAAGGGCAGAGCTGAGTGCGCTCACGCGGAGGAAACAAAGCTGGAGGAGCCCTCATCGAAAAGATGCAAACTTCAAGGCCTTCCTTGTTAA
- the TRMT6 gene encoding tRNA (adenine(58)-N(1))-methyltransferase non-catalytic subunit TRM6 isoform X1: MEGGPGARIREGDCAVLKRDEVFKAVSVLRRRKIIFEKQWFYLDNAIGHVYGTTFEVTSGGNLQPKQEVEETTTETKEAGTDNRNIVDDGKSQKLTHDDIKALKDKGIKGQEIVQQLIENSTTFRDKTEFAQDKYIKKKKKKYEAVITIVKPSTRILSTMYYAREPGKINHLRYDTLAQMLTLGNIHAGIKMIVMETCAGLVLGAVMERMGGYGSIIQMYPGGGPVRAATGCFGFPKAFFDNLHEFPLSKVQSLLSGTFTETLPAEPEENTLVEEDSNGLSEDKQQEPEEEPPPEAPMDINPTEERDAMDINAEDAEFKESKEKENKENVREKQIKQWERRKKLREAAALLREKNADGLIVASKFHPTPLLLSLLEFVAPSRPFVVYCQYKEPLLECYTKLRERGGVINLKLSETWLRNYQVRICPKEAILGSKTFPENRGEVETMKQRVSSGICSTQECWGFFPSGCCCLWPGEESASCPVSWSHCRGWALRVDAHRCWPWAAFRARFGVGWLF, from the exons ATGGAGGGCGGCCCGGGCGCGCGCATCCGTGAGGGCGACTGCGCCGTGCTCAAGCGGGACGAGGTGTTCAAGGCCGTGTCGGTGCTGCGCCGCAG aaaaatcattttTGAGAAGCAGTGGTTCTACCTGGATAACGCCATCGGGCACGTTTATGGAACCACCTTTGAAGTAACCAGCGGTGGAAACCTCCAGCCAAAGCAAGAGGTGGAAGAGACTACCACAG aaacaAAGGAAGCAGGGACAGATAATCGTAACATAGTTGACGATGGGAAGTCTCAAAAACTGACTCATGATGACATAAAGGCTTTGAAGGACAAGGGTATTAAAGGACAG GAAATAGTCCAACAGTTAATAGAGAACAGTACAACATTCAGAGACAAAACAGAATTTGCTCAAGATAAATacataaagaagaagaaaaaaaa atatgAGGCAGTTATTACAATTGTGAAGCCATCCACTCGCATCCTTTCAACCATGTATTATGCAAGGGAACCTGGAAAAATCAA CCACCTGAGATACGACACCCTGGCTCAGATGCTGACTTTGGGGAACATCCACGCTGGCATCAAGATGATTGTGATGGAGACGTGTGCAGGCCTGGTGCTGGGGGCTGTGATGGAGAGGATGGGGG GCTACGGATCCATCATTCAGATGTACCCAGGAGGGGGACCTGTTAGAGCTGCCACCGGCTGTTTTGGATTTCCCAAGGCTTTTTTTGATAACCTGCACGAGTTTCCTCTCAGCAAAGTGCAGAGTCTCCTGTCTGGGACCTTCACGGAGActctgcctgcagagcctgAGGAGAACACGCTGGTGGAAGAGGACAGCAATGGATTGAGTGAGGACAAACAGCAGGAACCAGAGGAGGAACCTCCCCCCGAAGCACCTATGGACATCAACCCAACAGAGGAGCGAGACGCCATGGACATTAATGCTGAAGATGCAGAATTtaaagagagcaaagaaaaagaaaataaagaaaat GTTCgggaaaagcaaataaaacagtgggagagaaggaaaaagctgagagaagctgctgctttgctgagaGAGAAGAATGCTGATGG ATTAATTGTAGCCAGCAAGTTTCATCCCACGCCCTTGTTACTTTCTTTATTGGAATTCGTTGCCCCTTCGAGGCCTTTTGTTGTCTACTGCCAATATAAAGAG CCCTTGTTAGAATGTTACACCAAGCTGAGAGAAAGAGGGGGAGTCATCAACCTCAAACTGTCTGAAACCTGGCTACGGAACTACCAGGTAAGGATCTGCCCGAAAGAGGCAATTCTGGGGAGCAAAACATTCCCTGAAAATAGGGGGGAGGTTGAAACAATGAAACAACGTGTGAGCTCAGGGATTTGCTCTACCCAAGAGTGCTGGGGATTCTTCCcaagtggctgctgctgcttgtggcCGGGAGAAGAATCGGCATCGTGTCCCGTAAGCTGGAGTCACTGCAGGGGCTGGGCGCTCAGGGTGGATGCTCACAGGTGCTGGCCGTGGGCTGCGTTCCGGGCGCGCTTTGGTGTCGGTTGGTTGTTTTAA
- the MCM8 gene encoding DNA helicase MCM8 produces the protein MSRDLRGGGCARGRGSQRWRGGWRGAWRGGGGGWRGRGQKGEPKRMPDPAKPRLVQSTMEQFIPYKGWKLYFSEVYNDKSPFVQKTQAFEKFFVQRIELYDKDEIERKGSILVDYKELIQDRELTKSLPDISAELRDMPQKILQCMGLAIHQVLTKDLERHAAELQVQEGLPLDGEPIINVPLIHARVYNYEPLTQLKNVRANCYGKYIALRGTVVRVSNIKPLCTNLAFVCAACGDVQRVPLPDGKYTLPTKCLVPECRGRSFTADRSSPLTTTVDWQSVKVQELMSDDQREAGRIPRTIECELVQDLVDSCVPGDMVTVTGIVKVSSTEEGASKNKNDKCLFLLYIEANSVSNSKGQKLKNFDDETFQRSFMEFSLKDLYAIQEIQAEENLFKLIVNSLCPAIYGHEIVKAGLALALFGGCQKFVDDKNRIPVRGDPHVLVVGDPGLGKSQMLQAVCNVAPRGVYVCGNTSTSSGLTVTLSRDGTSGDFALEAGALVLGDQGICGIDEFDKMGNQHQALLEAMEQQSISLAKAGIVCSLPARTSIVAAANPVGGHYNKAKTVSENLKMGSALLSRFDLVFILLDTPNEDHDHLLSEHVMAMRAGRRAACSSATVTRASSSQERSVLQATSDRPLLQRLKISTGENFDAIPHQLLRKYVGYARQYVHPKLSPEAAQVLQEFYLELRKQNQGADSTPITTRQLESLIRLTEARSRLELREKSTKEDAEDVIEIMKYSMLGTYSDEFGKLDFERSQHGSGMSNRSQAKRFVSALSSVAERTYNNLFDLQQLRHIARELQIRVSDFESFIGSLNDQGYLLKKGPRVYQLQTM, from the exons ATGAGCAGGGACCTCAGGGGCGGGGGATGCGCGCGGGGCAGAGGCTCGCAGCGGTGGCGcggaggatggagaggagcgtggagaggaggaggaggaggatggcgAGGCAGAGGACAGAAGGGAGAGCCCAAAAGGATGCCCGACCCCG caaAACCTCGACTAGTCCAATCAACGATGGAACAATTTATTCCCTATAAGGGCTGGAAACTTTATTTCTCTGAAG TTTACAATGACAAGTCTCCTTTTGTCCAGAAGACTCAAGCCTTTGAAAAGTTCTTTGTGCAGCGTATTGAGCTTTATgacaag gatgaaatagaaagaaaaggaagcattCTCGTGGATTATAAGGAGCTAATCCAGGACAGGGAGCTGACTAAATCGCTACCAGACATATCTGCCGAGCTAAGGGACATGCCTCAGAAAATACTGCAGTGCATGGGGCTGGCGATTCACCAG GTGCTCACCAAGGACCTGGAGAGACacgcagcagagctgcaggtgcaggaggGTTTGCCCCTGGATGGGGAGCCTATCATAAACGTGCCTCTCATCCACGCCAG GGTGTACAACTACGAGCCCCTAACGCAGCTGAAAAACGTCCGGGCCAACTGCTACGGCAAATACATCGCCCTGCGTGGCACCGTGGTGAGGGTCAGCAACATCAAACCCCTGTGCACCAACCTGGCCTTCGTCTGTGCCGCCTGTGGGGATGTGCAGAGAGTCCCTCTCCCCGACGGGAAGTACACCCTGCCCACCAAG TGCCTTGTTCCCGAGTGCCGGGGCCGGTCCTTCACAGCTGACAGGAGCTCTCCTCTAACCACCACGGTGGACTGGCAGTCTGTCAA GGTGCAGGAGCTGATGTCGGACGACCAGCGGGAAGCGGGACGGATCCCGCGCACCATCGAGTGCGAGCTGGTGCAGGATCTGGTGGACAGCTGTGTCCCAGGAGACATGGTCACAGTCACGGGCATAGTGAAGGTGTCAAGCACCGAGGAAG GAGCTTCTAAAAATAAGAATGACAAGTGTCTGTTCTTATTGTACATCGAGGCAAATTCTGTCAGCAACAGTAAAGGACAAAAACTGAAGAATTTTGATGATGAGACTTTTCAGAGATCGTTTATGGAATTTTCCCTTAAAGACCTCTATGCCATCCAAGAAATTCAAGCTGAGGAAAATCTGTTCAAGCTCATTGTGAA ctctctttGTCCTGCAATCTATGGCCACGAG ATTGTGAAGGCAGGTTTGGCCCTGGCCTTGTTTGGAGGATGCCAGAAGTTTGTGGATGACAAGAACAGAATCCCAGTGCGAGGAGATCCACATGTCCTGGTTGTTGGAGATCCAGGATTAGGAAAAAGTCAAATGTTGCAG GCCGTGTGTAACGTCGCTCCTCGAGGTGTGTATGTCTGTGGTAACACTTCCACCAGCTCTGGCCTGACTGTTACACTGTCCAGGGATGGCACTTCTGGAGATTTTGCCTTGGAAGCTGGTGCCTTAGTGCTTGGAGATCAAG GGATTTGTGGAATAGATGAATTTGACAAGATGGGAAACCAGCACCAGGCTTTGTTGGAAGccatggagcagcagagcatcAGCCTGGCCAAAGCTGGCATCGTTTGCAGTCTGCCAGCTCGGACATCCATTGTTGCTGCAGCAAACCCCGTCGGAGGACATTATAACAAAGCCAAAACAGTGTCTGAGAACCTAAA AATGGGGAGCGCCCTGCTGTCAAGATTTGACCTGGTGTTCATCCTGCTGGACACGCCCAACGAGGACCACGACCACCTGCTGTCCGAGCACGTGATGGCCATGCGGGCCGGCCGGCGCGCCGCCTGCAGCAGCGCCACGGtcaccagggccagcagctcccaggagcgCTCTGTCCTCCAGGCCACCTCAGATCGACCCCTGCTGCAGAGGCTGAAG ATCTCAACAGGAGAAAACTTTGATGCCATTCCCCATCAGCTGCTGAGGAAGTACGTCGGATATGCTCGGCAGTACGTGCACCCAAAGTTATCCCCCGAGGCTGCACAAGTCCTGCAGGAATTCTACCTGGAGCTCCGGAAGCAGAACCAAGGAGCAGACAGCACCCCCATCACCACGAGGCAGCTGGAGTCCCTGATCCGACTGACAGAG gcACGATCAAGGTTGGAATTAAGAGAGAAATCTACCAAGGAAGACGCTGAGGATGTAATAGAGATAATGAAATACAG CATGCTGGGGACCTACTCGGATGAGTTTGGAAAGCTGGACTTTGAGCGTTCCCAGCACGGCTCTGGGATGAGCAATCGCTCACAGGCCAAGAGGTTCGTGTCTGCCCTGAGCAGCGTTGCAGAGAGGACCTACAACAACCTCTTCGACCTGCAGCAGCTGCGGCACATCGCCAGGGAGCTGCAGATACGG gTGTCTGATTTCGAAAGCTTTATTGGATCCCTAAATGATCAGGGATATCTTCTGAAAAAAGGTCCAAGGGTTTATCAGCTCCAGACCATGTGA
- the CRLS1 gene encoding cardiolipin synthase (CMP-forming) encodes MLAAAWLARGSWGLLRGAARRPLGGRPGSAAAAGGGVSCPPACAGPPRLLRAPAAAWRLLSGGAAPPEPPRQRGAAGPYAELYENPWTIPNILSMARMGLAPVLGYLIVEENFNVALGVFVLAGVTDLLDGFIARNWANQKSALGSALDPLADKILISVLYVSLTCANLIPVPLTSMIILRDAALIAAVFYVRYKTLSPPRTLSRYFNPCYATAQLKPTFISKMNTAVQLILVAASLAAPVFNYVDSIYLQTLWCITAFTTVTSAYSYYHYGRKTVQVIKNK; translated from the exons ATGCTGGCCGCCGCCTGGCTGGCCAGGGGCTCCTGGGGGCTCCTCCGCGGCGCGGCGAGGAGGCCTCTGGGCGGCCGGCCCGGttcggcggcggcggcgggcgggggcgtTTCGTGCCCGCCCGCCTGCGCCGGGCCCCCGCGGCTGCtgcgcgctcccgccgccgcctgGCGCCTCCtcagcggcggggccgcgccgcccgaACCCCCCCGGcagcgcggcgcggcggggccctACGCCGAGCTG TATGAAAACCCCTGGACCATCCCGAATATCCTGTCCATGGCGAGAATGGGCCTGGCGCCGGTTTTAGGCTATCTGATTGTTGAAGAGAATTTCAACGTCGCCCTGGGTGTGTTTGTCCTGGCCGGCGTGACGGACCTG CTGGACGGATTTATTGCACGGAACTGGGCTAATCAGAAGTCGGCGCTGGGAAGTGCTCTCGATCCCCTGGCAGATAAAATCCTCATCAGCGTGCTCTACGTGAGCCTAACCTGTGCAAATCTTATCCCAG TTCCCCTGACTTCCATGATCATCCTGCGGGATGCGGCGCTCATCGCTGCGGTTTTCTACGTGCGGTACAAAACTCTCTCTCCGCCG AGAACACTGAGTAGGTATTTTAACCCCTGTTATGCTACTGCACAATTAAAACCAACGTTCATTAGCAAG aTGAACACGGCGGTTCAGCTGATTTTGGTGGCGGCTTCTTTAGCGGCTCCTGTTTTCAATTATGTGGACAGCATTTATCTGCAAACATTATG GTGCATCACAGCTTTCACAACGGTGACGTCTGCCTACAGCTATTACCACTACGGCAGAAAAACCGTCCAGGTGATCAAGAACAAGTGA